In Paenibacillus dendritiformis, the DNA window GTGTTTGTTCGAAGGGTCGTAATCGAGGTTAGCCGTTCCATCTCAAGCAAGTCTTCCTCGGACAGCGAATGCAAAAGATTAAATTGCGATAAGTATTGGATTTTCCCCTGATTCGGCGTCATTCCCCGGTATCCTCCGATCCTGTTCTGGCCTTTCCGTGGCTGGCCTCAAGCGTTTATTTCGCCGCCGAGAATGTCATAGAATGCGTGCGAAGCGTGCCGTTCCTTCCACGGAGTATGTCCGCAACGCGGCAGCAGGATGCAGGTTACGCCGTTGAGCACCTCTGTCAGCGGCGCGAATACGCCCTGATACGGATGCGGGTCATGCTCGCCATGGATGGCGACGACCGGGCAGGCGATGCGCTTTCCGTGCTCCAGCAGTTGCCCGGACCTCCGCAGCGCGCTCGCTTCGGCCCAGATGCGCCCATGCTGCTCCGCATTGACGGCAATCGGCTCCGCCTTCGGCGCATCTTCCAGCGGCTCGTATGTATCGGCCTTGCTCATGAGCTCATCCAGCCGCGTCAGATCCGGCAGGGCTTCCCCTGCGCCGAGCTTCGACATTATGCTATTCCATTCGGCCCGTTCCTCGGCAGACAAGCGTGTCATTCTTGTGCTCATGATCTCCTGGGCATAAGCTTCCTCGAACGGCCCGCTGCCTACGAGAATAAGCTTGCGCACCAGCCCGGGATGGCGGGCGGCGAAGAGGAAGCCGAGCCACGCGCCCCAGGAATGCCCGATGACGGTCACGGGCGGATGGCCTGATGCCACAAGCTGATCCTTCATTTCCGCGACCAGTTCATCGATGCTGTACTTGGTCTGATGCAGCTCCAATATTCCGGCATGCCGTGACAACGCCGCGGCTACGGGAGCCATCTCTCCCGCTGCCCCAGGTCCGCCATGCGCCAATGCCACCGAATAAGGGGCGTTGCCGTGGATCCGAATCGAATTCATGCGCTCACCTCATTTCTGTTCAAGTTCACGGATGGAGCATAAATCCCCTTCCCGTTTTACCTCTCGCCGTATCATCTTCTCTCTGAAAACACCGCCATTCCACGGTACATAATCCCCGCCAAAAGGCTGGGATAAACACCCTAACCCTTGCTCCCGAGTTAGCATTTACTAATCTTAGCAGATACGGGAAGGCGGGATTGAATTGCCTCGGTATGTAATGATTAACGCGGATGATTTCGGCCTGTCGTGCAGCATTAATCGCGGTGTGATGGAAGCGCATCGACTCGGAACAGTAAGCAGCGCTTCTTTAATGGTCAATACCCCCGGCTTCCTGGACGCCGTTTCATTGGCGAGAGCCGCTCCGTCCTTAGGAGTGGGATTGCATTTCAACTTAACATATGGAATACCCGCGACAAACCCTCTCCTTGTTCCCTCCCTCGTTCGGGATGAAGGTTCCTTTCACGGGAACCTCGCGGAATGGAATCCTCATGATATCGCGCTTGAGCTTGAGAACCAGTATCGTCGCATGCTGGAACATGGAATCCGCCCTACTCATGTCGATTCCCACCAGCATATTCATTTGGAGAGCCCAGACGTGTATAATATCGTCAAAAAGCTCGTTCTGCGCGAACAGCTTCCTGTGCGCCTGCCCTCCAGCCGTCCAGACCCTGAACTTCCGTGGATAGCAGATGAACTACTGATGTATACGTATGATAGGCAGACAGGCGTTCCCCACCTCTTGAGCCTGCTGCGCAACATCCCAGAAGGAATAACGGAGCTTTTATGTCACCCAGGCTATGTAGACGATGATGTCCGCCGGCTGTCCGCTTGGACGACGGCCAGGGAAGAAGAATTGACCGTATTCACTGATCCACAGGTTATCGCATGCATTGCGGATCTTCAAGCCCGCGGATTACTTCAAGTCATTCATTACGGCCAGTTCCCTGCCATCCGATCCATCCTAAATAATGAAAAGGATGCTTCCCGCTTGCGCACAACGGCCGACTCCGCCTCTCAACTCCATGCGGCAGCGGATACTCCATCGGCGCCAACGTCAGAGCCCTCTCGTTCTCCGATGCCTGATGCGGTCATTCATCCCCTGCAAAAGCGCTGCCGTTCCATATGGGCACGGCAAAATAGAGTAAAAAGAAAGCAGATGAAAAAGAGACGGACTTACAAAAAGCTGCTAGGAACTGCCCGTTCCCGAGTCAGGAGACGTGTGCGAGGGAAGCGCATGGGCAATCGTAGAAGATGGTCCCTGTCATAATATAAAGAGCCGCGGGTTGCCCAACGGCTCTTCTTCATTTCCTTGTTCCTTCTTGAGCGTTCTTATTCACAATGTTTTTTACAGTACTCTGTATCCGCAACTTCGTTATCGTTTTTAGGATAGAACCTGATAATCGTTGTTCCTGCCGTCAACTGTATGGGCCTGATCCGCAATATTGCATCGGCTACGAGATGGCGCGGGCGCGGCACTCTCTCGCCTCATTGCTGGATTATGGCATTCAACAGGTCAATTGCGTTCATGGCGGACGGTACGAGGGGGATGGCAGACGGCGAATTGCCGAACTGCTGAAGCAGGAGCAGTAACGAAGCAAAGAGTTCACGCTAGGGCCCGCGCGACTCAGCCTCCGTTATGCTTTGTTTTATTTTCGATGAGCACTCCCGCCAATTCTTCCGTCATTTGCCGGACAAGCTCCGGCCGCCCATGGAACTGAGCCGGCGTATTCTGGAATAACTCAATCCGCCATTGTCCTCCCGCGCGAACCGCGATCAGCGTGTGATGGGTATTCACGTCCGGGTTCAGCTCCGATTGTCCGGGCGGCACCATGCCGGCGACCGCCCGCAATAACGCGGTATTCGAATCAAGCAAGCGGACATGTTTCACCTTGGTCGTAAAAGGAGCTGTCGGATGCTGTTCGAAGATAGACTGAAGATGCCCGAGTATGTCATTCGGCCCGCTCGCCAGACTGCCGTCGAACCCGATCAACTCGCCGTCCGCTGTGAACAGCTCCGCCATCCCGCCAGCATGGCGGCTATTCCATGCTTCTATCAATTGATGATACAAATTTTCTACCTCTTTGGTTTCTTGCGCTTGCATGACGCTTCCTCCTTTTTCCGTCGGCAGCTTGCCTGCAATTCCACTTCGTCGGCCTTGCTGACTCATCCCTGCCTGTCATTGATCTCATTATCGGCTCTACCGCTCCTTGTCATGCAACGCCCGAATCTTGAATCTCGCCTCTATCTCGTTCAAGATTCGCTCCACGATGTCAACCGCCGGCAGCGAGCCGTCAATGATAAGGTCTGAGTTCGGCTTCACCGCGGTCAGCATCTCGGCGTAAGCCATTCTCCCCGCCTCGAGGTAGCCCGCGACATCTTCCCGCACTTCGTCGATGGACCCAGCGGAGAAATCCCTTAAGATGCGTCGCGCCAAGGCAATATCCAGCGGCGTGTCAATGAAAATGGCCAAATCAATATACCCGCGCATGACACGATTCAAATAAGCGAACGGGTAATCGAGGAGAACCACGGAAGGCGGCGGTTGGCTCTGAAGCAGGGACTGAAGATCCCGGGCAAGCGGCGCCAGATTCCACTCGTCATAATCTGCTCCGTTCTCCACCCATTCGCAGATATCCTCCGGGCATTCCTCGAACGTATAATCATCAAAATAAAGCGCGGCGGCATGAGGCAATGTTTCCGCCAATCTTCGGGTAACCGTCGTTTTGCCTCCACCGGAGACCGCGGCAATGGCGATGACGCGCGGAATAGAATTTGTGTGCACAGCAGAACCCCCCAGTCAATTCAGTTGGCCGGAAGCCATTTTATACTATTCTCTATCTCCCTTCCTAACCCTTCCTGACAAAAAAGGCCAACTCCTAACGGCGGCGGAAGAGCGAAATAAGGCGGGGAGGCAAGCGCCCCGCCGTTCGCACTGCCGTCGTTACTCCCCGGCGCAGGAGGCTGCGGCGGCGGCAAGATAATAAGCCAGTCCGGTCTGCTGCCCTTCGAGCATGCGGAGATGGAATTCGTCCTGCAGGAAAAATCGGGTCTGCTCGGCAAACTCGGCCGCGGACACCGGATGCCCATGCCCGTTCAAATAGTCGAGATGCGTCCGGATTACGCGCTGCACATCCTCGCCATCATGCTTCGCTCCGCTGCGCAGCGCAGCGGCCATCTCTTCCATAAATGCCGCCGCTTCCTGCGCCTGTTCATTCATCCTCGGCACATCGATGGACCGGCCCTCCAATATATCGAAGCCATAGGCCGCCTGCACATGCTCCCGCTGCTCGCTCAGCGCTTGCTCCCATTCTTCCTCGCTGGCAAATCCCGTGAACATCTCCCCCGGACTCTGCGGTTCTCCTCCGGCCAAGCTGTCCTTAGAGGCTTGGAGCGTCTGAATGATCTGGTCCAGCCGGCGCTTGCGGGCAAGCAAGAGCTCCTCCTGCCGATTCAATATCGTCCATCGATCGGCATCCGTCTCGAGCAGGACTTTAATCGTTTCCAGGGGGAAATCCAATTCCTTGTAGAAAAGAATGTGCTGCAGCCGTTCCAGCTCCGCCGTTCCATACAAGCGGTACCCGGCTTCGCTGATTTTCCGCGGCTCAAGGAGGCCGATCTTGTGATAATGATGAAGCGCCTTGATGGTGACATTGGTCAATGACGATACTTCCTTCACCGTGTATAGCATGTGTCCTCGCTCCTTTCTGAGTTCAGGCTACAGGCTCCCCTAAGAGGAGAGTCAAGTCCTTCCCGCAAAGCCGGCAACGGGGGATGGAGGCATGCGCAATTTCTGGTTGACTCTTTCCTTGCGGGAGGACATAGGATGAGTCCGGTTCGTGGGAAACGGTAAAAATCCTGCGTGAACCAGGCTGTTGGAAAACCCCTGTTTTTTGTGAAGGGGTGGAGATGGTCCATTTTCCTCATCCAAACTTTGGCTCTTAGAGCGTTTTAAATCGATTTTTTTCTACCGGGAGAAGAGATCCACATCACAGGTGAAAAGTCCCATAGACTACTCAATGGCCTGATTTTACGGGATCCAACCGACCGCGTCGGATGCTGGGGGCATCATCGCCTTCAGGAAGCATTATCAGCCTGCTGGAAGCACTATCGGCCTGCTGGAAGCATTATCGGCCTGCCGGAAGCACTATCGGCCTGCTGGAAGCATTATCAGCCTGCTGGAAGCACTATCGGCCTGCTGGAAGCATTATCCGGCCTGCTGGAAGCATCGTTGCCTCCTGGGGCTTGGACGTGCGAAGGAAATTGCTGCTATTTTACAGGAATTTCGGCTTAATGAGTCCCCATCCCGAGGAATTGCTGCAAATTTACATCATTTTAGGCCCTTTTGCTTCAAACCGAAGCGAAACGGGGGAAATTCCTGTCATTTTGCAGGATTCCCTTTCTGGAATAGCCGTCCATATCGAATTGCTGTATTTCTGCAGGATTTCGCTTACCGAATCGGCGTGCCTGGAAAAATCGTGGAGTTTGCGGTTTTCGCCTGCCGGATGGGCGTGTCAAGGGAAATGGCGCAGTTTTCAGGATGGTGGAAATATCCATTTTCCTACTCAAAACTTCTTTCTCAACAGCCTGGTGAACGCAGGATTTTTCGGTATTTGTGCCGCTATTTATGAAAATCCTGCAAAAGCGCATGAATCTCTCCGAATATTAGTGTCAAACCATTGACATGGCTGAAATTCCTGCAGTTTTGCAGGAATGCCTGTAACGGAGTGCGCGTCATTAGGGAAAACTGCATTTCCGCAGCTTTTTTGGCAGGTCGGGCGGTATAAAGCATGGGAAGAAGCAAAAAGCGTCAGACATGCGGAACAAACAAAACGAACCAACCGTCATATCGAGTCAGCGAAATAGTGAACAATTGGACTTCTCATGCAAAAACGGTACGGTTTGTTCACAGGCCGGGGCAGTCACGGCAGTATGGATACCGCTTATGGGACCGCCCCTCGTTCATTCGGAGCGCTGCCGCTCCTTCGTCTGCTCGGGGGGAGGCCCTGCCAGCGGAAGCGTGAACAGGAAGGTCGTTCCTTGCTGCGGAATACTGTACACCTCGATTGGCGCCCGGTGCTGATCTAGGATCGCTTTGACGATGGACAGGCCGATGCCGGCGCCGTTCTTCCTCGTCCTGGCCTTATCTGTCTTGTAAAATCGCTCCCAGATGCGTGCGATATCTTCCGACACCATGCCGATGCCCTGATCGGAGATTCCGACAACCGCATGCCTGACGTCCGCCTTGGAAATCTTGACCGTTATCCGGGTACCCGGCCGGGAGTACTCAATTGCATTTTGCAGCAGATTCACCACGACCTGCTCGATCCGATCGGGGTCGGCACGGACCCACAAATCATGATCGGCATCCGCTTGGTCAAATACCACTTCATGCCGGCTCAGCTGCGGATCCATTCGGGCCAGCACCTGGCGAACCTTCTCGGTCATATTGAAGGCAACCGGGATGATCTGGAACTGTCCCGCCTCAATTTTGGCAATATCCAGCAGATCATTAACGAGGCGGATGAGCCGCTTGTTTTGCTCCTGCACGATTCGGATATATTTCGCCACCCGATCGGGCGGTATTGTGCCGTCCAGCACCGCTTCCAAATACCCGTTCATGGATGTTAACGGAGATCGCATATCATGGGATACATTGGCGACGAATTCTTTGCGCATCCGATCCAGGCTCCCGAGGTCTCGCGCCATCTGTTCAAGGGAGCGCGCCAACCGCCCGAGCTCGTCCCGGGAATGAATCGGAATCTCGATCTGGAACTGCCCCTTGGCGATGGCGCGCGAGGCGGCTTCGAGCTTCTTCACCCTTCGCGACAGATGGTTGGAGAGCATGAATGCGAATAATGCTCCGCACGAGAGCATAATGCCAATCCCGATCCAGAGCGGCTCGTTCCATATGCGGACATCCCGCTGGAACAGGTTGGAGGCCGTGAGCAGAACGAAGTCCCCTTCTCCGGGAACGCGCAGCGTCTGCCCGACGAGCACCGTCTTGCCCCGGTCAAATGTCTCCTCGGCGAAATAACGCCCGTCTTCTATACCGCCAAGAACCTCTTGTATGCGGGCTTCATGCAGACGATAGGGACCTTTCTCGTCTTCCAGCTTGTAGCGGACGTTCCCGGTCGTCTGGTGAATGATGTATAAGGAGCGAACATATCGCGGCACGGTCAGCTCCAATCCCGCCATCACCATCTCGTCGTTCCAGCCGTTCTGCTTCGCTTCGGTCAGGAAATGTCCGATTCGGTCCAACTGCATGCGGTCATCCAGGCGCTGTCTTTTCATCAGATCGCCTTTGAAGAACAACCCGGTAATGAAGCCGAACAAACCGTAGGATACCACGAGCAAAATAAGAAGCAGCACGAAGATCTTGACGAACAAGCCGTTCGCATGCCGCCATCCGCCCCGCCTCATGAGCCTGCCTCGAATTTGTAGCCGATGCCCCAGACCGTCATGATGCTCCAATAGGCGGATTCGCCCAGCTTCTCCCGGAGCCGCTTGATATGCACGTCCACCGTGCGGACATCGCCTTCATAATCGGCGCCCCAGATCTGCCGCAGCAGTTGTTCGCGCGTGAATACCTTGTTCGGATGTCCGGCCAACACTTGAAGGAGCTCCAGTTCCTTGGGGGCCAGCGCCACTTCCTGATCGCGGACGGACACCTTCTGATCCTGCGGGGCGATGCACAGCTCCGGATACTGAAGCGAAGTCTTGAACAGGGCCGGGTGGGCCCGTCTCAATACCGCTTGCACACGCGCGATAAGCTCCTTCGGATCGAAAGGCTTCACAATATAGTCGTCCGCTCCGCAGGAAAATCCCTTGAGCTTGTCGTAGCTCTCGCCGTTCCCGGTAACCATAATGATCGGAATATCCCCTTCGGCGCGGATTTCTTCGCACACCTGCCAGCCGTCCAGCTCCGGAAGCATAATATCGAGCAGCACCAGATCAGGGTTCGCCGCATCCAGCAGCGCCAGGGCCGCCGCTCCATCCTCCGCAATCGAATGCGTATAACCGTGCTTGTCCAAATATAGGGCAATCAATTCCGAAATATACGCATCATCCTCGACGATTAAAATATGCGGTGACTTGTGCACTGCCATTCCTCCTCCGAATCTGCCCGGGCCTGAACGGCCGTTCTTCCTATTAATCGTAACGTAGAGCATCCACCGGTTTCAAATTCGCGGCTTTGTTCGCCGGGAACAGGCCGAACACGATCCCGATCGCCGCCGAGAACGCGAACGACAGCCACATCATGACGGGCGCGGCCGCGAACGGAATGCTCATCGCCCGGCTTCCCGCATACGCGCCGCCCAGTCCGGCCGCGATGCCCAGCAAGCCGCTGATGCTGCTGATCGTGACCGCTTCCAGCAGGAATTGCTGCATGATATCGCGCTTCTTCGCGCCGAGAGACTTGCGGATGCCGATCTCGCGCGTCCGCTCCGTCACCGACACGAGCATAATATTCATGATGCCGATGCCGCCGACGAGCAGGGAGATCGAGGCGATTCCCGCCAGCAGGAGCGTCATCGTCTGGGTTACGCTTCCGAGCGCTTCGATCATATCCGCCTGGTTATAGACGTTGTAGCTGTTGTCGGACCCGCGGAATTTTTTGGATAACCGGGATTCCAGCTCCGCCATAATCGAACCGGCCTGTTCCGTGCCCGCGAATTTGACATAGACCGTTCGAATTCCTTTCGACTGCAGCAGCCGCTCGCCTCTCGTTAACGGAACCCAGATCTTATTGTCATTCGCCCCGCCCAGCGAGCTTCCCTTTGATGCCATCACCCCAACGATCCGGAAGGAGATTCCGTTCAGCGACACTTGCTGGCCGACCGGATTCCTTTGCGGGAACAGGGTCTCCGCCGCATCCAGGCCGATGATGGCCACCCGTTGATAGAGCTCGACATCGATCGGGAGGATGAAGCGCCCGCTCTGCACGTGATAGTCGCGGACCGCTTCATATTCCGGGGTAATGCCCTCCACTTGCAGATTCGCGTTCTTCGTTCCCGCCTTCGCCTGGACGCTGCCGTTGATGAACGGAGAGACCGCCTCGACGCCGTCAATATCCTCGAAAGCGATCGCCTCCTCCAGCGTGAGCGACGATACCGCGCCCCTTCCCGTTATCGTGACCGAGATCAGATTGGAGCCAAGACTTGCCACCTGGGATTGCACTTGCTTGGCTGAGCCTTCTCCCACCGAGACCATGATAATGACGGCGGCCACGCCGATGACGATGCCAAGCATTGTCAGCAGCGTGCGCATCTTATTGGCCAGTATGCTGCGCCAGGCCATTTTCCATGCTTGCATCCATGTCACGGAGCGAACCTCCTTACAACCTGAATTCGCCCGTCCTGTATGCGCACGACGCTCCCCGCTTCCTCGGCCACATCCGGATCGTGGGTAATCAAGACGATGGTGTGGCCTTTGCGGTTCAGGTCCTTCATGATGGCGAGCACTTCAAGTCCCGTCTTCGTATCCAATGCCCCGGTCGGCTCGTCCGCGAGGATAACCGGCGGTTCACCGACCAGCGCTCTCGCGATCGCGACCCGCTGCTGCTGGCCGCCGGACAACTGGCGCGGTAAATAATTCAGCTTGCTCTCCAGCCCGACCTGGGCTAGCGCCTGCACCGCCGGCTCATGCCTTTTTTTGGCCGGCATGCCGCGATAGATGAGCGGAAGCTCCACATTTTCCTGCGCGGTAAGCGCAGGCAGCAAGTAAAAACTCTGAAAAATAAAACCAATCTTCCGGTTGCGAATCTCCGCCAGTTGATTGCCGGATAGCTTGCTTACCTCCTGTCCGTCCAGCCAGTAGGAGCCGCTCGTCGGCGTATCGAGGCAGCCCATCATATTCATGAGCGTCGATTTGCCGGATCCGGACGGGCCGATAATGGCCAGCATCTCGCCTGCATAGACGGTCAGATTCACCTCGTTCAGAGACAACATCTCTTCCCCGCCCATCCGATAAGCCTTGGACATGTTCTCGATATGTATTACAGCCTGCCTGCTCATCATCCGCCTCCTCCAGGCATGCGGATGTTGCCTCCAGGGAATCCGGCGTTCCCCGGGGAGCTTCCGTTTCTTCCGCCGTTGCCGCCGAAGCCGCCCATTCCCCCGAACGAGGATTGCTGGCTGCTGTTCGCGGATGCGCGGACCGTAGGCAAGACGACCATATCCCCTTCCTTCAGGCCGCTCACGATTTCAAAATAGGACTCATTATTGATCCCTGTCTCCACCTCGGTTAACTTGCCGGCGCCTGCACTCGGAACACCAGTCTGTCCCCGGCCTGCCCAAGCGGCGGCTTCTCCGTCAGGACGTGCCCCTCTGGTGGCGCTCTCCGTTCCGCCGGCTTGATTCTGCCCCGCTCCCGGGCCGTCCTGCCGTTCCGGCAGGGCCTGCTGCGGCGCGCTCTTGCCTTCAGCGCCGCCTTGATCCGCCCAGACCGTAACATAAGACTTTCCGTTGCGTTGGGTAACCGCTTCAATTGGCACCAGCAGCACATCCGATTTGCTGTTCACGTCGATCTGGGCCTGGACCGACATCCCGCTTTTGACGCCTTGGCTAGACGACAAGTGAATCGTGACATCGAATACGGATACCCCGCCTGAAGCCGTTCCTTCGTCCGCAATAGCGCTTATTGTTCCTTCGATCGTCTTGTCCGCCAGCGCGTCGAACGTCAATGTGGCCTTTTGCTTCAGCTTGATGCTCGGGATATCCATTTCATCGACTTGGATCACGGCCTGAAGCTGCGTATAATCCACGATCGTGCCTATCGATCCGCTTTGGTTCAATTGCGAGCCTTCACTGAGGTTCAGCGCCGTCAATGTGCCGCTGATCGGAGCCTTGATGGCCTTGTCTTTGGCCTGATCGGCCCGTTTTTGTTCCAATTCCTTTTGCGCCAGGGCAAGATCCAGCTTCATATTCTCAATTTCGACCGCGATGGACGGTCTGGCTTCCTCATCCGCTTCTTTATACTTCGTTTTCAGATTTTCGAACTCCAGCTCCTTCTTCTGAAGCTGAATCTCCTGCTTCTCGATCTCATTCGTCAGATCTTCTTTTTCGAATGTGGCCAGCACCGCTCCTTTCTCGACCCGGTCGCCGACATCGTACAATATTTTATCAATCTTGCCCGTCTCTCCCGACCTCACCTCCGCGGTATAGCGGGGCGAAACCGTACCCGAGCCGCTTACGGTCACCTCCAGATCTCCCTTCGCCACTCTCGCCATTGACGGCAGAGAGGCGGTTTGTTCGGTCTTCGGCTGCTTGTACAACCAATAATATCCCGCCATACATAGCGTGATGACAACGACGGCTGTCAGCAGCAGCTTCCATTTGGATCGCATAGTTCCCCTCTCCTGTCTCCCTTC includes these proteins:
- a CDS encoding alpha/beta fold hydrolase, with amino-acid sequence MNSIRIHGNAPYSVALAHGGPGAAGEMAPVAAALSRHAGILELHQTKYSIDELVAEMKDQLVASGHPPVTVIGHSWGAWLGFLFAARHPGLVRKLILVGSGPFEEAYAQEIMSTRMTRLSAEERAEWNSIMSKLGAGEALPDLTRLDELMSKADTYEPLEDAPKAEPIAVNAEQHGRIWAEASALRRSGQLLEHGKRIACPVVAIHGEHDPHPYQGVFAPLTEVLNGVTCILLPRCGHTPWKERHASHAFYDILGGEINA
- a CDS encoding carbohydrate deacetylase, whose translation is MPRYVMINADDFGLSCSINRGVMEAHRLGTVSSASLMVNTPGFLDAVSLARAAPSLGVGLHFNLTYGIPATNPLLVPSLVRDEGSFHGNLAEWNPHDIALELENQYRRMLEHGIRPTHVDSHQHIHLESPDVYNIVKKLVLREQLPVRLPSSRPDPELPWIADELLMYTYDRQTGVPHLLSLLRNIPEGITELLCHPGYVDDDVRRLSAWTTAREEELTVFTDPQVIACIADLQARGLLQVIHYGQFPAIRSILNNEKDASRLRTTADSASQLHAAADTPSAPTSEPSRSPMPDAVIHPLQKRCRSIWARQNRVKRKQMKKRRTYKKLLGTARSRVRRRVRGKRMGNRRRWSLS
- a CDS encoding SgcJ/EcaC family oxidoreductase, producing the protein MQAQETKEVENLYHQLIEAWNSRHAGGMAELFTADGELIGFDGSLASGPNDILGHLQSIFEQHPTAPFTTKVKHVRLLDSNTALLRAVAGMVPPGQSELNPDVNTHHTLIAVRAGGQWRIELFQNTPAQFHGRPELVRQMTEELAGVLIENKTKHNGG
- a CDS encoding MerR family transcriptional regulator → MLYTVKEVSSLTNVTIKALHHYHKIGLLEPRKISEAGYRLYGTAELERLQHILFYKELDFPLETIKVLLETDADRWTILNRQEELLLARKRRLDQIIQTLQASKDSLAGGEPQSPGEMFTGFASEEEWEQALSEQREHVQAAYGFDILEGRSIDVPRMNEQAQEAAAFMEEMAAALRSGAKHDGEDVQRVIRTHLDYLNGHGHPVSAAEFAEQTRFFLQDEFHLRMLEGQQTGLAYYLAAAAASCAGE
- a CDS encoding sensor histidine kinase → MRRGGWRHANGLFVKIFVLLLILLVVSYGLFGFITGLFFKGDLMKRQRLDDRMQLDRIGHFLTEAKQNGWNDEMVMAGLELTVPRYVRSLYIIHQTTGNVRYKLEDEKGPYRLHEARIQEVLGGIEDGRYFAEETFDRGKTVLVGQTLRVPGEGDFVLLTASNLFQRDVRIWNEPLWIGIGIMLSCGALFAFMLSNHLSRRVKKLEAASRAIAKGQFQIEIPIHSRDELGRLARSLEQMARDLGSLDRMRKEFVANVSHDMRSPLTSMNGYLEAVLDGTIPPDRVAKYIRIVQEQNKRLIRLVNDLLDIAKIEAGQFQIIPVAFNMTEKVRQVLARMDPQLSRHEVVFDQADADHDLWVRADPDRIEQVVVNLLQNAIEYSRPGTRITVKISKADVRHAVVGISDQGIGMVSEDIARIWERFYKTDKARTRKNGAGIGLSIVKAILDQHRAPIEVYSIPQQGTTFLFTLPLAGPPPEQTKERQRSE
- a CDS encoding response regulator transcription factor; protein product: MAVHKSPHILIVEDDAYISELIALYLDKHGYTHSIAEDGAAALALLDAANPDLVLLDIMLPELDGWQVCEEIRAEGDIPIIMVTGNGESYDKLKGFSCGADDYIVKPFDPKELIARVQAVLRRAHPALFKTSLQYPELCIAPQDQKVSVRDQEVALAPKELELLQVLAGHPNKVFTREQLLRQIWGADYEGDVRTVDVHIKRLREKLGESAYWSIMTVWGIGYKFEAGS
- a CDS encoding ABC transporter permease produces the protein MTWMQAWKMAWRSILANKMRTLLTMLGIVIGVAAVIIMVSVGEGSAKQVQSQVASLGSNLISVTITGRGAVSSLTLEEAIAFEDIDGVEAVSPFINGSVQAKAGTKNANLQVEGITPEYEAVRDYHVQSGRFILPIDVELYQRVAIIGLDAAETLFPQRNPVGQQVSLNGISFRIVGVMASKGSSLGGANDNKIWVPLTRGERLLQSKGIRTVYVKFAGTEQAGSIMAELESRLSKKFRGSDNSYNVYNQADMIEALGSVTQTMTLLLAGIASISLLVGGIGIMNIMLVSVTERTREIGIRKSLGAKKRDIMQQFLLEAVTISSISGLLGIAAGLGGAYAGSRAMSIPFAAAPVMMWLSFAFSAAIGIVFGLFPANKAANLKPVDALRYD
- a CDS encoding ABC transporter ATP-binding protein — encoded protein: MSRQAVIHIENMSKAYRMGGEEMLSLNEVNLTVYAGEMLAIIGPSGSGKSTLMNMMGCLDTPTSGSYWLDGQEVSKLSGNQLAEIRNRKIGFIFQSFYLLPALTAQENVELPLIYRGMPAKKRHEPAVQALAQVGLESKLNYLPRQLSGGQQQRVAIARALVGEPPVILADEPTGALDTKTGLEVLAIMKDLNRKGHTIVLITHDPDVAEEAGSVVRIQDGRIQVVRRFAP
- a CDS encoding efflux RND transporter periplasmic adaptor subunit; translation: MRSKWKLLLTAVVVITLCMAGYYWLYKQPKTEQTASLPSMARVAKGDLEVTVSGSGTVSPRYTAEVRSGETGKIDKILYDVGDRVEKGAVLATFEKEDLTNEIEKQEIQLQKKELEFENLKTKYKEADEEARPSIAVEIENMKLDLALAQKELEQKRADQAKDKAIKAPISGTLTALNLSEGSQLNQSGSIGTIVDYTQLQAVIQVDEMDIPSIKLKQKATLTFDALADKTIEGTISAIADEGTASGGVSVFDVTIHLSSSQGVKSGMSVQAQIDVNSKSDVLLVPIEAVTQRNGKSYVTVWADQGGAEGKSAPQQALPERQDGPGAGQNQAGGTESATRGARPDGEAAAWAGRGQTGVPSAGAGKLTEVETGINNESYFEIVSGLKEGDMVVLPTVRASANSSQQSSFGGMGGFGGNGGRNGSSPGNAGFPGGNIRMPGGGG